Proteins encoded together in one Nocardioides marinisabuli window:
- the ligD gene encoding non-homologous end-joining DNA ligase yields the protein MASSSPAVEIEVDDKVVRVSNPERVYFPETGATKLDLVEYYLAVGPGIVNALWERPCMLHRFPKGLAGPKVHQKRLPKGAPDWVETVELHFPRWDRTADELCVTGLAPVIWAVQMSTVEFHPWNSRRGDTEKPDEWRIDLDPGPECDYATVQRVAHVVHEVLDELGAVGFPKTSGSKGLHVYVRVPPAHGFTEVRRAALAFAREVERRSDEVTTTWWTKDRDPAAVFVDYNQNARDHTIAAAYSVRGLPDARVSTPLRWDEVDDADPRDLTIATVPQRFAELGDLHEAIDEHPFDIAPLLEWADRDDLPVDDD from the coding sequence ATGGCCTCCTCCTCGCCCGCCGTCGAGATCGAGGTCGACGACAAGGTCGTGCGGGTCAGCAACCCCGAACGGGTCTACTTCCCCGAGACCGGCGCCACCAAGCTCGACCTCGTCGAGTACTACCTGGCCGTCGGCCCCGGCATCGTCAACGCGCTGTGGGAGCGCCCGTGCATGCTGCACCGCTTCCCGAAGGGGCTGGCGGGCCCCAAGGTGCACCAGAAGCGGCTGCCGAAGGGCGCGCCCGACTGGGTGGAGACCGTCGAGCTGCACTTCCCGCGCTGGGACCGCACCGCCGACGAGCTGTGCGTGACCGGGCTGGCGCCGGTGATCTGGGCGGTGCAGATGTCGACGGTGGAGTTCCACCCCTGGAACAGCCGCCGCGGCGACACCGAGAAGCCCGACGAGTGGCGCATCGACCTCGACCCCGGCCCGGAGTGCGACTACGCCACCGTGCAGCGCGTCGCGCACGTGGTGCACGAGGTGCTCGACGAGCTGGGCGCGGTCGGGTTCCCCAAGACCAGCGGCAGCAAGGGCCTGCACGTCTACGTGCGCGTCCCGCCCGCGCACGGCTTCACCGAGGTGCGCCGCGCGGCCCTGGCCTTCGCGCGCGAGGTCGAGCGGCGCAGCGACGAGGTCACCACCACCTGGTGGACCAAGGACCGCGACCCGGCGGCGGTCTTCGTCGACTACAACCAGAACGCCCGCGACCACACGATCGCGGCGGCGTACTCGGTGCGCGGGCTGCCCGACGCGCGCGTCTCCACACCGCTGCGCTGGGACGAGGTCGACGACGCGGACCCGCGCGACCTCACCATCGCGACCGTGCCGCAGCGCTTCGCCGAGCTCGGTGACCTGCACGAGGCGATCGACGAGCACCCCTTCGACATCGCCCCGCTGCTGGAGTGGGCCGACCGCGACGACCTGCCCGTCGACGACGACTGA
- a CDS encoding RsmB/NOP family class I SAM-dependent RNA methyltransferase produces the protein MGRSRVDPARTVAFEVLKAVRVHDAYTNLVLPSLLRKHRLTGRDAAFATELASGTLRRLATYDAVLDACTDRPLRKVEAKVLDALRLGAHQLLAMRVPQHAAIATTVDLVRSEVGPGAGGFANAVLRKVSQRDLEAWFAELAPARDADPVGHDALVHSHPAWVVEALGAALEGVGAGDEVADLLAADNVAPAVTLVARPGRSNREELPGEPTPYSPHGVVLGSGDPGQVPAVAEGRAGVQDEGSQLVAVALADAPLEGRDEHWLDLCAGPGGKSALLAALAAGRGADLLAVERQPHRAELVRRALAGADGVRGVVTADGTRPPLEPGSFDRVLVDAPCTGLGALRRRPESRWRRSPDDLTVLVDLQRRLLASALDLVRPGGVVLYATCSPVLAETRDVVAATLEQQPGAQLVDLAPQHVQVPTSAGPLPGTVQLWPHRHRTDAMFMAVLRRAGEPAGD, from the coding sequence GTGGGGCGCTCCCGGGTCGACCCGGCCCGCACGGTCGCCTTCGAGGTGCTCAAGGCGGTGCGCGTCCACGACGCCTACACCAACCTGGTGCTGCCCTCGCTGCTGCGCAAGCACCGGCTGACCGGGCGCGACGCGGCCTTCGCGACCGAGCTGGCCTCGGGCACGCTGCGCCGGCTGGCGACGTACGACGCGGTGCTCGACGCGTGCACCGACCGCCCGCTGCGCAAGGTCGAGGCCAAGGTGCTCGACGCGCTGCGCCTGGGCGCCCACCAGCTGCTGGCGATGCGGGTGCCGCAGCACGCCGCGATCGCCACCACCGTCGACCTGGTGCGCTCCGAGGTCGGCCCCGGCGCCGGCGGCTTCGCCAACGCGGTGCTGCGCAAGGTCTCGCAGCGCGACCTCGAGGCCTGGTTCGCCGAGCTGGCGCCCGCGCGCGACGCCGACCCGGTCGGCCACGACGCGCTGGTGCACAGCCATCCCGCGTGGGTCGTGGAGGCGCTGGGAGCGGCGCTGGAGGGCGTCGGTGCCGGTGACGAGGTGGCCGACCTGTTGGCCGCCGACAACGTCGCGCCCGCCGTGACCCTGGTGGCGCGCCCCGGGCGCAGCAACCGCGAGGAGCTGCCCGGCGAGCCCACGCCGTACTCGCCGCACGGCGTGGTGCTCGGCTCCGGGGACCCCGGCCAGGTGCCGGCGGTGGCCGAGGGCCGAGCGGGCGTGCAGGACGAGGGCTCCCAGCTCGTCGCGGTCGCCCTCGCCGACGCCCCGCTCGAAGGCCGCGACGAGCACTGGCTCGACCTGTGCGCCGGCCCCGGCGGCAAGAGCGCCCTGCTGGCCGCGCTGGCCGCCGGCCGCGGCGCCGACCTCCTGGCCGTGGAGCGCCAGCCGCACCGCGCCGAGCTGGTCCGCCGCGCGCTCGCCGGCGCCGACGGCGTACGCGGCGTGGTCACCGCCGACGGCACCCGTCCGCCGCTGGAGCCGGGGTCGTTCGACCGGGTGCTGGTCGACGCGCCCTGCACCGGTCTCGGGGCGCTGCGACGCCGCCCGGAGTCGCGGTGGCGGCGCAGCCCCGACGACCTCACCGTCCTCGTCGACCTGCAGCGCCGGCTGCTGGCCTCGGCCCTGGACCTGGTGCGGCCCGGGGGAGTGGTGCTCTACGCCACCTGCTCCCCGGTGCTGGCCGAGACCCGGGACGTCGTGGCCGCGACCCTCGAGCAGCAGCCCGGCGCGCAGCTGGTCGACCTGGCGCCCCAGCACGTCCAGGTGCCCACCAGCGCCGGACCGCTGCCCGGCACCGTGCAGCTGTGGCCGCACCGGCACCGCACCGACGCGATGTTCATGGCGGTGCTGCGCCGCGCGGGTGAGCCCGCCGGCGACTAG
- the def gene encoding peptide deformylase produces MPTQPIRLFGDPVLRKPAVEVVDFDRELRRLVEDLTDTMREAPGSGLAAPQIGVGLRVFTWWVDGELGHLVNPVLDLSEEEQDGPEGCLSLPDLVFDTKRALRVVAKGQDMHGEPVTIEGSELLARAIQHETDHLDGILFIDRLDTAARKAAMREIRESEWFGLEKPTVKLSPHATRGLGL; encoded by the coding sequence ATGCCCACCCAGCCGATCCGCCTGTTCGGCGACCCCGTCCTGCGCAAGCCGGCCGTCGAGGTCGTCGACTTCGACCGCGAGCTGCGCAGGCTCGTCGAGGACCTGACCGACACCATGCGCGAGGCCCCGGGCTCGGGCCTGGCCGCACCCCAGATCGGGGTCGGGCTGCGGGTCTTCACCTGGTGGGTCGACGGCGAGCTGGGCCACCTGGTCAACCCCGTGCTCGACCTGTCGGAGGAGGAGCAGGACGGCCCCGAGGGCTGCCTGTCGCTGCCCGACCTGGTCTTCGACACCAAGCGCGCCCTGCGCGTGGTCGCCAAGGGCCAGGACATGCACGGCGAACCGGTGACGATCGAGGGCTCCGAGCTGCTCGCCCGCGCCATCCAGCACGAGACCGACCACCTCGACGGCATCCTCTTCATCGACCGGCTCGACACCGCGGCCCGCAAGGCCGCGATGCGCGAGATCCGCGAGTCGGAGTGGTTCGGCCTCGAGAAGCCCACCGTCAAGCTCAGCCCGCACGCCACGCGCGGGCTGGGCCTGTGA
- the fmt gene encoding methionyl-tRNA formyltransferase has protein sequence MRVVFAGTPEVALPALDAIVASDHELVGVVTRPDAPAGRGRRLVASPVAQRAEELGVPVLKPEHPREPEFQEALRALRPDCCPVVAYGALLPQSALDIPEHGWVNLHFSCLPAWRGAAPVQHSIWAGDEVTGATTFRIVKAMDAGPTFGVMTERIREHDTAGDLLTRLAEGGAGLLVQTLDGIEDGSLVAREQPEDGVSMAPKILVDDARVDWSEPAVAVDRRIRACTPFPGAWSLFEGERIKIGPVTLVEGSLPAGEIAVGKNDVVVGTGTQAVRLGDVKAFGKKQMAAADWARGARLTSGTRLGD, from the coding sequence ATGCGCGTCGTCTTCGCCGGCACCCCCGAGGTCGCCCTGCCCGCCCTGGACGCGATCGTCGCCTCCGACCACGAGCTGGTCGGGGTCGTCACCCGTCCCGACGCTCCGGCCGGGCGCGGCCGCAGGCTCGTGGCCAGCCCCGTGGCGCAGCGCGCCGAGGAGCTCGGTGTCCCCGTCCTCAAGCCCGAGCACCCCCGCGAGCCGGAGTTCCAGGAGGCGCTGCGGGCCCTGCGGCCCGACTGCTGCCCCGTCGTGGCGTACGGCGCCCTGCTGCCGCAGTCGGCGCTCGACATCCCCGAGCACGGCTGGGTCAACCTGCACTTCTCGTGCCTGCCGGCCTGGCGCGGCGCCGCCCCGGTGCAGCACTCCATCTGGGCCGGCGACGAGGTCACCGGCGCCACCACCTTCCGCATCGTCAAGGCCATGGACGCCGGCCCCACCTTCGGTGTGATGACCGAGCGCATCCGCGAGCACGACACCGCCGGCGACCTGCTGACCCGCCTCGCCGAGGGCGGGGCCGGCCTGCTGGTGCAGACCCTCGACGGCATCGAGGACGGCTCCCTGGTGGCACGCGAGCAGCCCGAGGACGGCGTCTCGATGGCGCCCAAGATCCTCGTCGACGACGCGCGCGTCGACTGGAGCGAGCCGGCCGTGGCCGTCGACCGGCGGATCCGCGCCTGCACGCCGTTCCCCGGCGCCTGGTCGCTCTTCGAGGGCGAGCGGATCAAGATCGGCCCCGTCACCCTCGTCGAGGGCAGCCTGCCCGCGGGCGAGATCGCGGTCGGCAAGAACGACGTGGTCGTGGGCACCGGCACCCAGGCGGTGCGGCTCGGCGACGTCAAGGCGTTCGGCAAGAAGCAGATGGCGGCGGCCGACTGGGCGCGCGGCGCCCGGCTGACCAGCGGCACGCGTCTCGGCGACTGA